Below is a genomic region from Drosophila kikkawai strain 14028-0561.14 chromosome X, DkikHiC1v2, whole genome shotgun sequence.
CCTCAAACTCCTGCGGACTGAGTGGTGCTGTGCGGTCCTCATCGAGTTGGCCCAGGAACCAGCTCAGCTTCTCGCCCGTGATATTGCTTTTAATGGCATGGCCAAGGCGCACCTTGTGCTTGTTGTTCTGGCGACGTGCCTTCTTGCCCAGCGCCTTGGTCTTGCGGCTGTTGGGGTGCTTGCATTTCTCTAGCTCCTTGCGCAGATTTGTCTGGTATTTATGAGAGTTTAATCGATTAGATTgatttattgtatatatatatagtttttaggTAAAAAAACTCACCATTTCGCCAGCGTTCACGTTGCTTTAATTGGGCTGCAGTGTTGGTAAAGACCGAGAAGCACATGCTGCTGCCTAGATCAGCTGGATCCCTAGGGATGGACACACCGTTTgtggtattttaattttaaaatttaaagtaatttaagaATTGGTAATTAATATGTTGTGTATAATTTAAATCGAACATTTGTAGTTTAACAAATCTTAATTACTTGTATTAAAATTCGTCTTAAATTAGCCCTACGGATCGTGTTATCGCTGCTATCGATTGCCAGAATCATCTGTTCCTGCAGgcacaaacacacgcacaacACACCTGCTCGATCGCCGGACATACGAGCCGATCCGCGACATTTTCCTTGTGCATTTCCAGGCCCCCCCAAAGTCCCCATCAAATGGCAACCCACCTGCTCCGGAATGGCGCTACCGGCTGGCTCTTAAGGAATTGCATGTCCCGCCCCCAGGCGAGTGTGAGTAGCTTTTGccccaaaaacacaaaacaacaacgaaGCTTGCCTGGGTGTTATGTAATCTCACAAACACCTAACGCGAGTGCGAGCGAGAGGGCGAGACAGCTCTGAACTTCTCTAATCTGTGCaggttttgttgttgtttatgtaTCAAAGATCAGTTTAAAAATTCCTTAATTTTAATAGCTAAGCCGCTGCCTGCACTTGACTTCCAGCCTGGACAAGAGGGTCTCCTTCAACCTCAGCGACATTGGCGAGGGCATCCGCGAGGTGACTGTGAAGGAGTGGTTCGTCAAGGTGGGCGACACCGTCGAGCAGTTCGACAATCTCTGCGAGGTGCAGTCGGACAAGGCCTCGGTGACGATCACCAGTCGCTACGATGGCAAGATAACCAAGATCTATCACAGCATCGATGAGATTGCGCTGGTGGGCAAGCCCTTGCTGGACTTTGATGTGCTGGAAGAGGATGGTGATGACGCAGAGGACACCacgtcctcatcctcctcctccgagAGTTCTGCCAGCGAAGCGGAGCGTGTAAAGCCGTCGGAATCGGAAACTGGCGGCCGTGTGATTATACCCGCCACGCCGGCGGTTCGTCGCCTGGCCAAGGAAAACCAATTGGATCTGGCCAAGGTGCCGGCCACTGGCCGCAATGGACGCGTGCTCAAGGGGGATATATTGGAGTATTTGGGGCAGGTGCCGCCCGGCACCAATGTGCCACATCCCACGCTGGCGCACGCCAAGAAGCCAGCAGCTCCTGCCCCtgcggctgctcctgctccggctcctgctccggctcctgTGGCAGCCGCTGCTGATCGCGTAGAGGTGCTCAAGGGAGTGCGCAAGGCCATGCTCAAGTCCATGACGGAATCCTTGGTAGGTTATGAATGAAAAACCCTACAGGAAGGgctattaatatattttttctctccaGAAAATCCCACACTTTGCGTACAGCGACGAGATCGACATGACCCAGCTGATGCAGTTCAGGGACCAACTGCAGGCGGTGGCCAAGGAGAACGGCGTGCCGAAGCTCACATTCATGCCGTTCTGCATCAAGGCTGCCAGCGTGGCCCTGTCCAAGTATCCCATTGTGAACAGCTCCTTGGACCTGGCCAATGAGTCGCTGATCTACAGGGGTGCCCACAACATAAGCGTGGCCATTGACACGCCCCAGGGTCTCGTGGTGCCAAACATTAAGAACTGTCAGGCGAAGAACATTATCGAGATAGCCAGGGATCTCAATGCTCTGGTGGAGCGCGGACGCACTGGCTCCCTGACGCCCACGGACTTTGCCGACGGCACCTTCTCGCTGTCGAACATT
It encodes:
- the Dbct gene encoding lipoamide acyltransferase component of branched-chain alpha-keto acid dehydrogenase complex, mitochondrial is translated as MATHLLRNGATGWLLRNCMSRPQASLSRCLHLTSSLDKRVSFNLSDIGEGIREVTVKEWFVKVGDTVEQFDNLCEVQSDKASVTITSRYDGKITKIYHSIDEIALVGKPLLDFDVLEEDGDDAEDTTSSSSSSESSASEAERVKPSESETGGRVIIPATPAVRRLAKENQLDLAKVPATGRNGRVLKGDILEYLGQVPPGTNVPHPTLAHAKKPAAPAPAAAPAPAPAPAPVAAAADRVEVLKGVRKAMLKSMTESLKIPHFAYSDEIDMTQLMQFRDQLQAVAKENGVPKLTFMPFCIKAASVALSKYPIVNSSLDLANESLIYRGAHNISVAIDTPQGLVVPNIKNCQAKNIIEIARDLNALVERGRTGSLTPTDFADGTFSLSNIGVIGGTYTHPCIMAPQVAIGAMGRTKAVPRFNDKDEVVKAYVMSVSWSADHRVIDGVTMASFSNVWKQYLEQPALFLLQ